The following proteins come from a genomic window of Mesotoga infera:
- a CDS encoding SAM-dependent DNA methyltransferase: IDEIRKNGYILTPGRYVGMEEIEDDGEPFEEKMERLTTELAKLFKESRELEEEIRKNLEGIGYGL; encoded by the coding sequence GATTGATGAGATAAGAAAGAATGGCTATATCCTTACCCCTGGCCGTTACGTAGGCATGGAAGAGATCGAAGACGACGGCGAACCCTTCGAAGAGAAGATGGAAAGACTCACGACCGAACTCGCGAAGCTCTTCAAAGAATCGAGAGAACTGGAAGAAGAGATCAGGAAGAACCTGGAGGGTATTGGGTATGGGTTGTAA